Proteins encoded in a region of the Williamwhitmania taraxaci genome:
- a CDS encoding GtrA family protein, producing MVYLNTYPDLFTKFIKFGLVGASGVLVDFGITYLLKEKAKVHQYIANAIGFTIAASTNYLFNRIYTFHSQNPNLLEEYGKFLAVSMVGLAINSLVIWILVSKLKWNFYFAKVFAIGAATIWNFFANLLVTFI from the coding sequence ATGGTGTATCTGAACACGTATCCTGATCTATTTACCAAATTCATAAAGTTTGGCCTGGTTGGTGCATCAGGAGTGCTTGTAGATTTTGGCATAACCTACCTATTAAAAGAAAAAGCGAAGGTACACCAGTACATTGCAAATGCGATTGGCTTTACAATTGCGGCTTCCACCAACTACCTCTTCAACCGAATTTACACCTTCCACAGCCAAAATCCAAACCTACTCGAGGAGTATGGGAAATTTCTAGCCGTCTCCATGGTTGGATTGGCAATCAACAGTTTGGTTATTTGGATATTGGTGAGTAAACTTAAGTGGAACTTCTATTTTGCCAAGGTATTTGCCATTGGCGCTGCCACTATTTGGAATTTCTTTGCAAACCTTCTGGTTACCTTTA